A genomic stretch from Planctomycetia bacterium includes:
- a CDS encoding PEP-CTERM sorting domain-containing protein, whose amino-acid sequence AGLGDTDNDNDVDITDLNNVRNNFGAGQPVGSPVPEPSTAVLALGLGLGLAGWLRRKKA is encoded by the coding sequence CGCGGGGTTGGGCGATACGGACAACGACAACGATGTCGATATCACCGACCTCAACAACGTTCGTAACAACTTCGGCGCTGGTCAGCCGGTTGGCAGCCCGGTCCCCGAGCCCTCCACCGCCGTCTTGGCGTTGGGCCTCGGCCTGGGGTTGGCGGGCTGGTTGCGGCGGAAAAAGGCGTAG
- a CDS encoding iron-sulfur cluster assembly accessory protein, whose product MAVLLSEKAAIEVKKIITEQKLEPETLLRVAVVGGGCSGFSYNLGFDKTYDAQQDSKFDCHGISVVVDKKSALYLDGTTVDFYDGLEKRGFTFDNPNAVKSCGCGSSFQA is encoded by the coding sequence ATGGCAGTTCTGTTGAGCGAAAAGGCGGCCATCGAGGTCAAGAAGATCATCACCGAGCAGAAGCTCGAACCGGAAACCCTCCTGCGGGTGGCCGTCGTCGGCGGCGGCTGCAGCGGGTTCAGCTACAACCTCGGCTTCGACAAAACATACGACGCCCAGCAGGACAGCAAGTTCGATTGCCACGGCATCTCCGTGGTCGTCGACAAGAAGAGCGCCCTGTACCTGGACGGGACGACCGTCGACTTTTACGACGGCCTCGAAAAGCGCGGGTTCACCTTCGACAACCCGAACGCCGTGAAAAGCTGCGGCTGCGGCAGCTCGTTCCAGGCATAA
- the argS gene encoding arginine--tRNA ligase, which yields MNILETLRGRFAEALRVVAPGQIDDLAKYLSMIQRSQDAKFGDYQANCAMSLAKLLNKSPRDVASELLMAARLDDLCDTPEIAGPGFINLRLRDDVLSERANSAIGDARVGAPPAARPATFVVDFSAPNVAKPMHVGHIRSTVLGDCLYRVLQFLGHRVIGDNHIGDWGTQFGMIIYGYRNFLDREAYAKQPVTELARIYRLVNQLVDYQESVAALPTAEQEIAVAARRVDELSRRTEPDDPKAKKEAAKELRSAKEALTGAKEKLTGYSAKIETVNSDAQFAALAAKHAGIGVAVLEETAKLHAGDQENRRLWEEILPPCRDEIDEMYRRLGVEFDVTLGESFYHDRLATVVERLVQHSIARESDGAKCVFFEGSETPMIVQKRDGAFLYATSDLATIQYRMETWSPDAILYVVGTPQSLHFEQLFAAARRWGSATGEWSDDVKLVHVAFGSVLGEDGKIFRTRAGGTVSLADLLDGAEAKALEIVSASDDAKPGGAELSTEERQRVAEVVGVGAIKYADLSHNRTSDYVFSYDKMMATTGNTATYLQYAYARVQNIFARGEVNVDALRQSGAKITFTSPAERALALEVLRFGEAVESVVSDYRPNQLTSYLYDQLAQCYSRFYEACPVLKADTPEQRVSRLLLCDLTARVLKQGLALLGIGTVERM from the coding sequence ATGAATATTCTGGAAACCCTGCGCGGGCGGTTCGCCGAGGCGTTGCGCGTCGTCGCGCCGGGTCAGATTGACGATCTGGCGAAGTACCTCTCCATGATCCAGCGGAGCCAGGACGCCAAGTTCGGCGACTACCAGGCCAACTGCGCGATGTCGCTGGCCAAGCTGCTCAACAAGTCGCCGCGTGACGTGGCGAGCGAGTTGCTCATGGCCGCGCGACTTGACGACCTTTGCGACACTCCTGAAATCGCCGGGCCCGGCTTTATCAATCTCCGCCTGCGCGATGATGTGCTGTCCGAACGCGCGAACTCCGCCATCGGCGATGCGCGCGTCGGCGCACCGCCTGCCGCTCGTCCGGCGACGTTCGTCGTCGACTTCTCGGCGCCGAACGTCGCCAAGCCGATGCATGTCGGGCATATCCGTTCAACGGTGCTCGGCGATTGCCTGTACCGCGTGTTGCAGTTTCTGGGCCACCGCGTGATTGGCGACAATCACATCGGCGACTGGGGCACGCAGTTCGGGATGATCATTTACGGCTACCGGAACTTTCTCGACCGGGAAGCTTATGCCAAGCAGCCGGTAACGGAATTGGCGCGGATCTACCGGCTGGTGAATCAACTGGTGGACTACCAGGAGTCGGTCGCCGCATTGCCGACGGCGGAACAAGAAATAGCCGTGGCCGCGCGGCGCGTGGATGAGCTCTCGCGGCGCACCGAGCCGGATGATCCAAAGGCCAAGAAAGAAGCCGCCAAGGAACTGCGGAGCGCGAAGGAAGCGCTCACCGGCGCCAAGGAAAAGCTGACCGGATACTCGGCCAAGATCGAGACGGTGAACAGTGACGCGCAATTCGCGGCGCTGGCCGCGAAACACGCGGGCATTGGCGTCGCCGTCCTCGAAGAGACGGCCAAGCTGCACGCCGGCGATCAAGAGAATCGCCGCCTCTGGGAAGAAATCCTCCCGCCGTGTCGCGATGAAATTGACGAAATGTACCGCCGCCTGGGCGTAGAATTCGACGTGACGCTCGGCGAAAGCTTTTACCACGATCGACTCGCCACGGTCGTCGAGCGCCTCGTGCAACATAGCATCGCGCGGGAAAGTGATGGCGCGAAGTGCGTCTTTTTCGAGGGGAGCGAGACGCCGATGATCGTGCAAAAGCGCGACGGGGCGTTTCTGTATGCGACGAGCGACTTGGCGACGATTCAATATCGCATGGAAACCTGGAGTCCCGACGCGATTCTGTATGTTGTGGGTACGCCACAGAGCCTGCACTTCGAGCAGTTGTTCGCCGCGGCCCGTCGCTGGGGTAGCGCGACCGGCGAGTGGAGCGATGATGTCAAACTAGTCCACGTGGCCTTCGGCAGCGTGCTCGGCGAGGATGGCAAGATCTTTCGTACCCGCGCCGGCGGCACGGTTAGCCTGGCGGACTTGCTGGACGGCGCTGAGGCGAAGGCGCTCGAAATCGTCAGTGCCAGTGATGACGCGAAGCCGGGAGGCGCGGAACTCTCGACTGAAGAGCGCCAACGCGTCGCGGAAGTGGTCGGCGTGGGGGCGATCAAGTACGCGGACCTGTCGCACAATCGCACCAGCGACTACGTCTTCAGCTACGACAAGATGATGGCCACGACCGGCAATACGGCCACGTATTTGCAATATGCGTACGCGCGGGTGCAAAACATCTTCGCGCGCGGCGAAGTCAACGTCGACGCACTGCGCCAAAGCGGCGCGAAAATTACCTTCACGTCGCCAGCTGAGCGCGCCTTGGCACTCGAAGTGCTACGCTTTGGCGAAGCGGTCGAATCCGTGGTGTCGGACTATCGCCCGAATCAACTCACGAGCTATCTTTACGACCAACTCGCGCAGTGTTACTCCCGATTCTACGAAGCCTGCCCGGTGCTCAAAGCGGATACGCCGGAGCAACGCGTAAGCCGGCTATTGCTTTGCGACCTCACCGCCCGCGTGCTCAAGCAGGGCCTGGCCCTGCTCGGCATCGGCACGGTAGAGCGGATGTAG
- the sdhB gene encoding succinate dehydrogenase iron-sulfur subunit, which produces MTDTHAHHHGPREFHVRVLRQDAPGGPSYWERHRVEHEPDMNVISVLQKIAANAETADGKAVAPVAWDCNCLEEVCGACTMVINGGVRQACSALVDRLLEDNATEIELRPMGKFPVVRDLMVDRSRLFRALQKVKAWIPVDGYYNLGPGPRQSQAQQEQAYPLSECMSCGCCLDACPQYLKVEMKQGENETTEAFAQRQAATYDESFIGAHAISQAMLFNVNPTGELNATERLDALAAPGGVQVCGNAQNCVAVCPKKIPLTTSIGRAGRALTVHAIKRWFGA; this is translated from the coding sequence ATGACCGATACGCACGCTCATCACCATGGTCCGCGCGAATTTCACGTGCGGGTGTTGCGGCAAGACGCGCCCGGCGGCCCCAGCTATTGGGAGCGCCACCGCGTCGAGCACGAACCGGACATGAACGTGATCAGCGTTCTGCAAAAGATTGCCGCCAACGCGGAAACCGCGGATGGCAAGGCGGTCGCGCCGGTCGCGTGGGACTGCAATTGCCTGGAGGAAGTCTGCGGCGCATGCACGATGGTCATCAACGGCGGCGTTCGCCAGGCTTGTTCGGCTCTGGTCGATCGGCTGCTCGAGGACAATGCGACCGAGATCGAGTTGCGGCCGATGGGCAAGTTCCCCGTCGTGCGCGATCTGATGGTCGATCGCTCCCGGTTGTTCCGCGCCCTGCAAAAAGTCAAAGCCTGGATCCCGGTCGACGGTTACTACAACCTCGGCCCTGGCCCGCGGCAATCGCAGGCCCAGCAGGAGCAGGCCTACCCCCTCAGCGAGTGCATGAGCTGCGGCTGCTGCCTGGACGCTTGCCCGCAGTATCTCAAGGTGGAAATGAAGCAGGGCGAAAATGAAACGACCGAGGCCTTCGCCCAACGTCAAGCGGCGACGTACGACGAGTCGTTCATCGGCGCGCATGCCATCAGCCAGGCCATGCTGTTCAACGTCAATCCCACCGGCGAATTGAACGCGACCGAACGCCTCGACGCGCTGGCCGCGCCGGGCGGCGTGCAGGTCTGCGGCAATGCCCAGAATTGCGTGGCGGTTTGCCCGAAGAAGATCCCGCTCACAACGTCAATCGGCCGCGCCGGCCGCGCGCTGACGGTCCACGCGATCAAGCGCTGGTTCGGGGCGTAG
- the sdhA gene encoding succinate dehydrogenase flavoprotein subunit — protein sequence MANERVLMVGGGLAGLAATMKLAELGVAVDLMSLTPVKRSHSVCAQGGINSVNEQTRQLGDNEWLHLDDTVYGGDFLQHQPPVKEMVEWGPKIIDLMDRLGVPFNRTPEGFRDQRRFGGTMFKRTAFAGATTGQQLLYALDEQVRRWEVAGKVKKYEFWDFLGPILDDHGVCRGAVAQDLVTMEIRAFPADAVIVGSGGCGLIYGRSTMSMVCNGSAASRCFRAGAKYGNAEFIQVHPTAVPGADKLRLMSESARGEGGRVWVPRTPNDQRAARSIPESERYYFLEDRYPKYGNLVPRDIATREIFSVCTYEGLSVDPDRMSVYLDVTHLPRQVLDQKLGGILDIYEKFQGVDPREEPMKIFPAVHYSMGGLWVDYERSATGGLRVGSPKNQVTNISGLYAIGECDYQYHGANRLGANSLLSCIFSGLIVAPGIENWIKSIPGGNAAAQPSSLYDGARREHEQAHQQLLTRAGGGENPYLLHLELGNVMTRAATVVRKNDDLRAAYAKVSELAERAQRCSLSDTGKWTNQNVVFTKAVVDMFPLAKTILKGALQRDECRGAHFKPDYSMPGLDAKDASERRRQAEKWCISFEENTAKWLKSTVASLDADGEPTLVYEDVDTSLIPPRPRLYGLVGAELIEEVWRERQQQKTAATGNGAGATATGKLAATH from the coding sequence ATGGCGAACGAACGGGTTCTCATGGTCGGCGGCGGGTTGGCCGGGTTGGCCGCGACGATGAAGCTGGCCGAGTTGGGCGTCGCCGTCGATTTGATGAGCCTGACGCCGGTCAAGCGCTCCCACAGCGTCTGCGCCCAAGGGGGCATCAACAGCGTCAACGAACAAACGCGGCAGCTCGGCGATAACGAGTGGCTGCATCTGGACGACACCGTCTACGGCGGCGATTTTCTCCAGCACCAGCCGCCGGTCAAAGAAATGGTCGAGTGGGGGCCGAAGATCATCGATCTAATGGACCGGCTCGGCGTACCGTTCAATCGCACGCCGGAAGGCTTTCGCGATCAGCGCCGTTTCGGCGGCACAATGTTCAAGCGCACGGCTTTCGCCGGCGCCACGACGGGCCAGCAATTGCTGTATGCGCTCGACGAGCAGGTGCGGCGCTGGGAAGTGGCCGGCAAGGTCAAGAAGTATGAGTTTTGGGACTTCCTGGGACCAATTCTCGACGACCATGGCGTTTGTCGCGGCGCGGTGGCGCAGGATCTCGTCACGATGGAGATTCGCGCGTTCCCGGCCGATGCGGTGATCGTCGGTTCCGGCGGTTGCGGATTGATTTACGGCCGCTCGACGATGTCGATGGTCTGCAACGGCAGCGCCGCGAGCCGTTGCTTCCGCGCTGGCGCCAAATACGGCAACGCCGAGTTCATTCAAGTGCATCCGACCGCGGTGCCAGGCGCGGATAAACTGCGGCTGATGAGCGAAAGCGCTCGTGGCGAAGGGGGCCGCGTATGGGTGCCGCGAACGCCGAACGATCAGCGTGCAGCGCGTTCGATTCCCGAGTCGGAACGGTACTACTTCCTCGAAGATCGGTATCCGAAATACGGCAACCTGGTGCCGCGCGATATCGCCACGCGGGAAATCTTCAGCGTTTGCACGTACGAAGGCCTGTCGGTCGATCCGGACCGGATGAGCGTTTACCTCGACGTGACGCACTTGCCGCGGCAGGTCTTGGATCAGAAGCTCGGCGGCATCCTGGATATCTATGAAAAATTCCAAGGGGTCGATCCGCGCGAAGAGCCGATGAAAATCTTCCCCGCCGTCCACTACTCGATGGGCGGACTGTGGGTCGACTACGAGCGCAGCGCCACGGGTGGTTTGCGCGTTGGCTCCCCCAAGAATCAAGTCACCAACATTTCCGGCCTCTACGCCATCGGCGAATGCGACTACCAGTACCACGGCGCCAATCGATTGGGCGCGAACTCTCTACTGAGCTGCATTTTCAGCGGCTTGATTGTCGCGCCGGGCATTGAAAACTGGATCAAATCCATTCCCGGCGGCAACGCGGCAGCTCAGCCATCGTCGCTGTACGACGGCGCGCGCCGCGAGCATGAGCAGGCGCATCAGCAGTTGCTAACCCGCGCCGGCGGCGGCGAAAATCCGTACCTGTTACACCTGGAACTCGGCAACGTGATGACACGGGCCGCGACCGTGGTGCGGAAGAACGACGACTTGCGCGCGGCCTACGCGAAGGTGTCGGAACTCGCGGAACGTGCACAGCGCTGTTCGCTCTCCGATACCGGCAAGTGGACCAACCAGAACGTCGTCTTCACCAAGGCGGTCGTGGACATGTTCCCGCTGGCGAAGACGATCCTCAAGGGCGCGCTGCAGCGCGATGAATGTCGCGGCGCGCACTTCAAACCGGACTACTCGATGCCGGGACTCGACGCCAAGGACGCCAGCGAACGCCGCCGTCAGGCCGAGAAGTGGTGCATCAGCTTCGAGGAAAACACGGCTAAGTGGCTCAAATCGACGGTCGCCAGCTTGGACGCCGACGGCGAGCCGACGCTCGTGTACGAAGACGTCGACACTTCGCTGATTCCGCCCCGCCCCAGGTTGTATGGCCTGGTCGGCGCGGAACTGATCGAAGAAGTCTGGCGCGAACGTCAACAACAAAAAACCGCGGCGACCGGCAACGGGGCCGGAGCAACGGCGACGGGAAAACTCGCGGCAACGCACTAG
- a CDS encoding succinate dehydrogenase cytochrome b558 subunit, whose translation MDASTAPFLVRHEFLIRRLHSLSGLIPVGAYLCVHLVTNASVLGGSQIFQDNVNLIHSLGPLLPLVEWTFIFLPLIFHAVVGVMIVRSGMPNTSSYPYANNVRYTLQRATAWIALFFILYHVFHMHGWFHVEPWMENVVKPLGGGQFEPENATNSAALALQPIVVRLLYAIGVLASVYHFANGIWTMGITWGVWVTPAAQKRADYICMAFGLLLSIVGLGALFGFSTVEVPEAAATAAPEANAQDADEPTLDEENASTAARLPASERQ comes from the coding sequence GTGGACGCTTCGACGGCGCCGTTCTTGGTTCGTCACGAGTTTCTGATTCGCCGCCTGCATTCGCTCAGCGGCCTGATTCCGGTGGGCGCGTATTTATGCGTCCATCTGGTCACGAACGCCAGCGTTCTGGGCGGGAGTCAGATCTTTCAGGACAACGTCAATCTCATCCACTCGCTCGGGCCGCTGTTGCCGCTCGTGGAGTGGACGTTCATTTTCCTGCCGCTGATTTTTCACGCCGTCGTCGGCGTGATGATCGTGCGGTCAGGCATGCCGAATACCAGCAGCTATCCGTACGCGAACAATGTTCGCTATACGCTGCAGCGCGCCACAGCCTGGATCGCGTTGTTCTTTATTCTCTATCACGTCTTCCACATGCACGGCTGGTTTCACGTGGAGCCGTGGATGGAAAACGTCGTGAAGCCGCTCGGCGGCGGGCAATTCGAACCGGAGAACGCTACGAACAGCGCTGCGTTGGCCCTGCAGCCGATTGTCGTCCGCCTGCTGTACGCCATCGGCGTTCTCGCGAGCGTCTACCACTTTGCGAACGGCATTTGGACGATGGGCATCACTTGGGGCGTCTGGGTGACGCCAGCCGCGCAGAAGCGGGCCGACTACATCTGTATGGCGTTCGGTCTGTTGCTCTCGATCGTCGGCCTGGGCGCGCTGTTTGGGTTCAGCACCGTCGAAGTGCCGGAAGCCGCGGCGACAGCAGCGCCGGAAGCGAATGCACAGGACGCTGACGAACCGACCCTCGACGAAGAAAACGCTTCAACCGCGGCGCGACTGCCGGCAAGTGAACGACAATAG
- a CDS encoding response regulator: MIRTWPSILITDDDDALREALGTVFAPRGFKVHLASDGEWALRIIRSEPVDIVLLDMHMPRLTGLETIRQLKQFKADLPCILMSADADDALVRQAQQADAYAVLRKPVSGCQVSRTVCDALAQAYDWPPGFEQHFA; this comes from the coding sequence GTGATCCGGACTTGGCCGTCCATTTTGATCACCGATGATGACGACGCCCTCCGGGAGGCGCTGGGGACCGTCTTTGCCCCGCGCGGCTTCAAAGTTCACCTGGCCAGCGATGGCGAATGGGCGCTGCGGATTATTCGCTCGGAACCGGTCGACATCGTTTTGCTCGACATGCACATGCCACGGCTCACGGGACTGGAGACGATTCGCCAGCTGAAACAGTTCAAGGCGGATCTTCCCTGCATCTTGATGTCGGCCGACGCCGACGACGCGCTCGTGCGCCAAGCACAACAGGCTGACGCGTACGCTGTGCTGCGAAAGCCAGTCTCCGGTTGCCAAGTCTCGCGCACGGTTTGCGATGCCCTCGCCCAAGCCTACGATTGGCCGCCGGGCTTCGAGCAGCACTTCGCTTAG
- a CDS encoding polymorphic toxin-type HINT domain-containing protein, whose amino-acid sequence MRIALLLGAVSCLGWISTTALGAAPAKKTAPQAKPAIAKENLVELALRAEVRGDREAREEFLKQALQAAPDDAAAHWHAGDVWHDDAWLKPSEVAARLVDDRRLIEYRNTRDGYPDTVAGQLDLAHWCARSGLHDQKRAHLTRVLELNPSHVAARQELGFRWVDGVWLSPEEIAASGRRAALAERSLEMWSPKLLKLRDTLERRSPQQREIARERLLEIREPEAIPALEAVFGAYSEPAALAMLKVIAAMSGSDATAALARQAALSPSDAVRVEAADQLRSRPQVEYVPVLLSGIYSPVQSRSELYRFPDGRLLYQHAYYREGMDQHEVQFTETVFWRRPANFAPGRRNAIVAGYSLKELIQTHNYFTRLAAARDQAAVSQNAYNEEMTVRASQALTTATGQVNPANAADWWNWWSDRNEVALSSADKAVDFRYRYELDVPLSTAVQTWLPRQSSCLVAGTLVSTDTGATPIEQLRHGDRVLAQDPVTGELTFKPVLKTTHRDPVETLCIDAGNAGSLTCSGGHMFWVAGKGWVRARVMEPGMILHTLDGPHEVRSVKVCPPAEVFNLIVADFHSYFVADGRWLTHDNTPQSPTDTIVPGLLATR is encoded by the coding sequence ATGCGCATTGCATTGTTGTTGGGAGCGGTAAGCTGTTTGGGCTGGATTTCGACCACGGCTCTCGGGGCGGCGCCGGCGAAAAAAACTGCGCCGCAGGCGAAGCCGGCGATTGCCAAAGAGAATCTGGTGGAACTGGCGCTCCGCGCTGAAGTCCGCGGAGATCGCGAGGCGCGCGAAGAATTTCTCAAGCAAGCCCTGCAGGCCGCGCCGGACGACGCCGCGGCGCACTGGCATGCCGGCGATGTCTGGCACGACGACGCCTGGCTGAAGCCGAGCGAAGTCGCCGCGCGTTTGGTTGACGACCGGCGGCTTATTGAATACCGGAATACGCGCGACGGTTACCCAGACACAGTCGCCGGGCAACTGGACTTAGCGCATTGGTGCGCGCGAAGCGGGTTGCACGATCAGAAACGAGCTCATCTGACACGCGTCTTGGAGTTGAACCCCAGTCACGTCGCTGCCCGCCAGGAACTTGGTTTCCGCTGGGTGGACGGCGTGTGGCTTTCTCCGGAGGAGATCGCCGCGTCCGGTCGCCGCGCGGCACTTGCCGAGCGCTCGCTGGAAATGTGGTCGCCGAAACTCTTGAAGCTCCGCGATACGCTGGAACGGCGCAGCCCACAACAACGCGAAATTGCGCGGGAACGCTTGTTGGAAATCCGGGAGCCAGAGGCCATTCCAGCACTTGAAGCGGTATTTGGCGCGTACAGTGAGCCGGCGGCGCTCGCGATGCTCAAGGTCATCGCGGCCATGTCAGGTTCCGACGCCACGGCAGCTTTGGCTCGGCAAGCGGCGCTTTCGCCGTCGGACGCCGTTCGCGTGGAAGCTGCGGACCAGTTGCGCAGTCGTCCGCAGGTCGAATACGTACCAGTGTTATTGTCTGGCATTTACTCGCCGGTTCAATCGCGAAGCGAACTGTACCGATTTCCGGACGGTCGGCTGTTGTATCAGCACGCTTACTATCGCGAGGGAATGGATCAACATGAGGTGCAGTTCACGGAAACCGTGTTCTGGCGACGCCCGGCGAATTTCGCGCCCGGCCGCCGCAACGCGATCGTCGCAGGTTACTCGCTGAAAGAATTGATCCAAACACACAATTATTTCACGCGACTGGCGGCGGCGCGCGATCAAGCGGCCGTAAGTCAAAATGCCTACAACGAGGAAATGACCGTTCGGGCGTCGCAAGCACTGACGACCGCCACGGGTCAGGTCAATCCGGCGAACGCCGCGGATTGGTGGAATTGGTGGAGTGATCGCAATGAAGTTGCGTTGTCCTCCGCGGACAAAGCAGTGGATTTTCGCTACCGCTACGAGCTGGATGTGCCCCTCTCTACGGCCGTTCAAACTTGGTTGCCTCGGCAGTCGTCGTGTCTAGTGGCCGGAACTTTGGTGTCGACAGATACAGGGGCCACGCCGATCGAACAACTCCGTCACGGCGATCGCGTCTTGGCCCAAGACCCCGTTACAGGGGAACTCACATTCAAACCCGTGCTGAAAACTACGCACCGCGATCCCGTGGAAACGCTCTGCATCGACGCCGGCAACGCCGGTTCGCTCACTTGCAGCGGCGGGCACATGTTTTGGGTCGCCGGCAAGGGCTGGGTGCGCGCGCGAGTCATGGAGCCGGGAATGATCCTGCATACGCTCGACGGACCGCATGAAGTTCGCTCGGTCAAAGTATGCCCTCCGGCCGAGGTGTTCAACTTGATCGTCGCCGATTTCCATTCCTACTTCGTCGCGGACGGCCGCTGGCTCACGCATGACAACACGCCCCAATCGCCGACCGACACGATTGTGCCAGGCTTGCTCGCCACGCGCTAA